The Phaeocystidibacter marisrubri genomic interval GGGATAAGGTTACGGTTCTTCCAAGTGGATTGGAATCGACGATCACTAGTATTGTTACCATGGATGGTGAGATTGAAGAGGCATTCCCTCCAATGAGTGTGACGATCAACCTAGCTGATGATGTGGACATTTCTCGTGGAGATATGATTGTTCGCCCGAATAATCAACCAGATTCTTCACAAGACCTCGATGTGATGTTGTGTTGGTTGAATAATGCCGCTCCACGTCCACGTGCGAAGTACATCATTCGTCACACAACGAATGAAGCTCGTGCAATGATCACGGAAGTAGTTTATAAAGTTGATGTGAATACCCTTCACAGAAATGAAGAGGATCAAGACATCAAGATGAACGATATCGCAAGAGTGAAGATCCGTTCCACTCGTCCGATGTTCGTAGACTCATACCGCAAAAACCGTCATACAGGTTCTATCATTTTGATTGATGAGACGACCAATGAAACGGTAGCTGCTGGAATGGTGATATGATAATTAATGGCTCCGGGCTTCAAGCTTCGGGCGACTAATACCTAAATGCCGAGCAATTATGCTCGGCATTTTTTATTTTCACAGAGCTATGATTAAAATGCTACCTGTCGTTCTCTTTTTGTTCTTCGCTTGTTCTGGTCAGAAAGAACAAACTGCTTCCACGCCATTGGATGTACAGGAGTCGGTTGCATTTTGGGTTCCAGATAACACCATTTACAAGGTTTACCCAGACGGAACGGCGCATTTGATTCAGGAGAAGGAATTTCTCAATAACGGTGCGATCGATGTGGAGCGTCAATACATTTCTCGAGTTGAACCGAATGATTCCTCTGGTTATTTCTATTCCCTCTACCGTGAATATCGGTATGTGTATTCCGACGATGGTCGGTTAAGCGAGCGATTGAACTACGAAATGGGCAATCACGATTCATTGCTACTCCGATCAAAGGAGATATACACCTGGAAAGACGATACAGTGATCCATTCAACTGCACTTAAACAACCGAATGGAGAGGGATTTCAAGAGCCAGAGGAAGTGGATAGAACCGTTCGTGATGCGAAAGGACGTGTGGTGTATACGAAAGTGATGAAGGGCATCGAATGGAGAGATGTATATGAGAGAAAGGATAGAATAGCGAGATATGTAGTAGTGAAGCACAACTATCAAAATGCTCAGCTTAAGAGCACACTGATTATCAATAGAGATAATGTTCATGAATATCCCATCTTCGGAAAGGCCGTACCAACAAATGCAATCCTAAAAAGATCCTACCGAAATGAAGGAGGCCTGTTATCAGATACGGTATTCTTCATCGATTATGATCGGGTGATTGAAAGTGCTGAAGTGACTGTGTTTAATGAGTATGATGAAATTATTTCTTACTCCATGTGCGAGGGAAATCCCAGAGGGGAAGAGGTTGAATGGATCAAGATGGATGTTCCCGGGCTCAATTCTATGTTTCTACCTCCCCGTGATTTAGACCCCATGACAGAAGTCCGAGCGCGACAGTTGGAACCTATGGAGACCTTAGAGAATTGGGAATGGGAAAGATGGAAGATAAAGCACTCGAGATACACGTATCACAACGGACTCATTCAAACGAGAAAGGATGAATTCGAGAACTCCAAAGGAGCTTCTCAGATGATCCAAAGGGACATATCCTATCACTATGATGAGGACCTCTTCTTAGTGAAACAAACGATTGAGGTAGAGTACGGAGATGGTCGAAAAGAGCATCATGTAGTTGAATGCCTAAGATATGAAGATGGGCAATTGGAAAGGTTGATCCAGTATGTAGATGGGCTACGCGTTCGGGAAACCCATCTATCACCTGCTGGAATGTATGTAGATGAATATAAGGCAGATCGGAAGAATGACTCAACGGTTTGGGGAACATTCGTTAAGTATAGATTGTCATATAGCTACCGTGCCGCAGAGAGTGTGGAAGTCAAGAACGGTGAGTTCGTAAGAGGTTACATGGTCTTATCTGATTCCTTGGGTAGAGTAACGAGATATTTCGCAGAAGATCAAGGCATGGACGCATCCTTTTACTATGAAGATGGAGCGATGAAGTACTCGACACACAGAAAGATTCGCTTCACGTATTTCCCTGAATCGATGCATGAAAACGATGTGTACGAATTGCACTATGGAAGAGGGTACTCGTTTGAAAGTGTATTGTTTTCCCCTTGCGTACCATATATTGATCTGAATATCTGATCATTGGTTATGATAACAGAAGTCTGACCCTCATTTACGGGCATAAAAAAACCCCGACGAAGCAAAAGCTTGTCGGGGTGATTTTTCTTATAAGCTAGGCTTAGTTCAACTTGTCGTTGAGCTCAGCACCTGGCTTAAACTTAGCTACGTTTTTAGCAGCGATTTTGATCGGAGCACCAGTTTGTGGGTTACGACCTTCACGTGCAGCGCGCTTAGATACAGAGAAAGAACCGAATCCTACTAGAGAAACACGGCCACCTTTACCAAGTGCACCTGCTACATTACCTGTGAATGAGTCAAGGGCCTTTTTTGCTTGTGCTTTAGAGATACCTGCATCAGCAGCCATCGCGTCGATCAATTCAGCTTTGTTCATGGCGATTGAAATTTTGGTTATACTAATTCGCTTGAATGCCTTACAAATATAGACGAATGCACTATCCATGCAAGATTCAGGGCTATAAATGCGCCTTATTGTTGATAAAAGTGGTGAAATGTTGAAAACCCCATCAGATTTTTCTTGCAAATAGAGGTTCTCAGCAAAATCAAGGGGTACAGAGCGCTTTCAACTCAGAATACTCTGTGTAACCATTTTTGAAGTCGGCAACCCCCATTTTTTTCTTCCCTGGCCATTGGATTTCACCTAGGATGAGAAGTCCACTTTTGCACTGAATGGCCAACTCGTTCTTTCGCCATTCCAGTGTGCCACATTCACCTATTTGGCCTTCTTCATACGTACTATTGGCCACTTTGGCTTCTATGCGTTCGCCACTACTGGTTTCTAGTACAATAAGAGGAGCAGGGAAGGGAGTTAATCCACGCACGCGATTATGTGCGGCTTCAGCGATATCATTTAAAGGCACATACTGATGTTCTCGGAACAACTTGGGGGCGTTCTTCGGAGAATCTACATGCTTTTGTGTCTTTCCTTCCAGTTTACCACTCAACAGTCCATCTACAGTTTCAACTACCAGAGGACTACCGAGGTCCATCAATCGATGGTACAATTCCCCCGTGGTTTCATTTGCTCCAATAGACGTTTCGGCTTGTAAGAGAATATTTCCAGTATCAATCTCTTCATCGATGAGGAAGGTGGTCACTCCGGTTTTCTCTTCACCGTTTATTACCGCCCAATGGATAGGAGCCGCGCCGCGATAATCAGGAAGTAGGGAAGCGTGGAGATTAAAAGTACCCAACTTTGGCATGGACCAAACTGAAGTAGGGAGCATACGGAAGGCAACCACCACAAATAGATCTGCATTGTACGACACGAGCTCAGCTTGGAACTGCTCGTCCCTCAATTTTTCGGGCTGTAGTATGGGTAGGTTGTGTTTTTCGGCACATACCTTAACTGCACTTGGAGTTGGTTTTCTTCCGCGACCAGCTTGACGATCGGGTACGGTTACAACCGCCACCACTTCGTGTTGAGATTGAATCAATGCTTCAAGTGGGGCTACCGCAAATTCAGGGGTGCCCATGTATACAATACGTGCCTTCATGTTACAAAGTTAACGGCTGTGAATTGAATAGTGTCCGTCGGGATTGCGCTTTATTTGCCCTTCGTCCATTAAGATGCTGAGGGCTTTTCGAATGTCACCAACACGGTAGGAATTGAGATTTTGCTCCAATTCTAACAAGGTGTAATCCGAAGTGCTTAATGCGGTGCGAATGGCTTCGTCTACTGGGATTTCAGGAGTTATATAGTCTTCACTTTTACAGCGGTCGCATTGTCCGCAACGAACAGGCTTTTCCCCGAAGTAGGCAAGAAGTACTCCAAATCGACATTCTCGTTCGTGAGAAGCAAAGTAGATCATGGCGTTCATCCGCTTGATGGCCTCTTCCTCTAACTTGACCAATTCTTTTCTTTGAATGGGCAAGTAGTTGCTCTCCATTCGTGCCATGGTCCATTCCAAACCCTGACCACTTGTTGCGGGCCTGTACTCAACCACCCGCATCCCATCTAGAGTTTTCAATTGCTGCACCACAGATACACCGGGGAGTTGAATTGCAGCCGACAAAGCTCGCTCGTCTATTCCTGTCGGCCCCGTTGTAATTCCGCCATACCACCGCAGCATTTGTCGGATAAGTGGCACAAAGCGAGGGTGCGTCACCTCAAATTCATACAATTCGCGTTGCGGCAGTATGATTTGTGCAGTACTCCTCGGTTTAAACCCTTCGGAAAGTCGAATGAGGCCATAGCGTTCTAACAGTAGTAATGCTTGAAACGCAGAGCGATGATCGAAGTCATATTTCTTAGAGAACCCTAGTATGTCTAGGCCTGTAAAAGTTCCTTCGCCGCTTCCAATGGGTATTTGAAGATGATTGGCAAGGGCAGTGTATACCCTACGTGCTAATTCAAGATCGGGCAATTGTGATTTTACCCTTTCAATTAGGCGCTGCTTTGAGTTAGGGGTAAGAAGCATGTAGGCATAAGCGGGCTTTCCATCTCTACCACCGCGCCCTGCTTCTTGGTAATACGCCTCTGGACCATCGGGAAGTTCAAGGTGGATAACCAATCGCACATCGGGTTTGTCAATGCCCATTCCAAAGGCATTGGTAGCAACCATCACACGTATGTCACCTGCCATCCATTGGGCCTGACGAATATCTCTATCCTGACGCTCCAGTCCGGCGTGATACGATACCGCAGATACTCCCATGGCTGCTAATCGCGTAGCAAGGTGGGTTGTTTGGTTTCTGCTTCGAATGTAAATAATCGCAGACCCTGGAATTTCTGAAAGGATATCCAAGATACGCTGCTCTGGACCTTCCGTATGCTCTACCCTAAAAATCAGGTTTGGGCGGAAGAAGGTTTTCTTGTGTACCGATGGATGGACGAGCTGTAATTTCCCTTTCAAGTCCTCTATTACTGCGGGAGTGGCCGATGCCGTAAGAGCGATGAATGGAGCCCCGTTCACAAA includes:
- a CDS encoding HU family DNA-binding protein — protein: MNKAELIDAMAADAGISKAQAKKALDSFTGNVAGALGKGGRVSLVGFGSFSVSKRAAREGRNPQTGAPIKIAAKNVAKFKPGAELNDKLN
- the fmt gene encoding methionyl-tRNA formyltransferase; the protein is MKARIVYMGTPEFAVAPLEALIQSQHEVVAVVTVPDRQAGRGRKPTPSAVKVCAEKHNLPILQPEKLRDEQFQAELVSYNADLFVVVAFRMLPTSVWSMPKLGTFNLHASLLPDYRGAAPIHWAVINGEEKTGVTTFLIDEEIDTGNILLQAETSIGANETTGELYHRLMDLGSPLVVETVDGLLSGKLEGKTQKHVDSPKNAPKLFREHQYVPLNDIAEAAHNRVRGLTPFPAPLIVLETSSGERIEAKVANSTYEEGQIGECGTLEWRKNELAIQCKSGLLILGEIQWPGKKKMGVADFKNGYTEYSELKALCTP
- a CDS encoding RecQ family ATP-dependent DNA helicase codes for the protein MSNGRNIHETLKSFFGYDSFRPGQEEIIRDVLDRKDVIALLPTGGGKSLCYQVPALARDGVCIVVSPLIALMKDQVQQLNQRGIDAVALLSGMSYRDIDRILDNVVFGDVKFLYLSPERLKSEIVRERIKRMNVNLVAIDEAHCVSQWGYDFRPPYLEIAEIRPFVNGAPFIALTASATPAVIEDLKGKLQLVHPSVHKKTFFRPNLIFRVEHTEGPEQRILDILSEIPGSAIIYIRSRNQTTHLATRLAAMGVSAVSYHAGLERQDRDIRQAQWMAGDIRVMVATNAFGMGIDKPDVRLVIHLELPDGPEAYYQEAGRGGRDGKPAYAYMLLTPNSKQRLIERVKSQLPDLELARRVYTALANHLQIPIGSGEGTFTGLDILGFSKKYDFDHRSAFQALLLLERYGLIRLSEGFKPRSTAQIILPQRELYEFEVTHPRFVPLIRQMLRWYGGITTGPTGIDERALSAAIQLPGVSVVQQLKTLDGMRVVEYRPATSGQGLEWTMARMESNYLPIQRKELVKLEEEAIKRMNAMIYFASHERECRFGVLLAYFGEKPVRCGQCDRCKSEDYITPEIPVDEAIRTALSTSDYTLLELEQNLNSYRVGDIRKALSILMDEGQIKRNPDGHYSIHSR